The Nicotiana tomentosiformis chromosome 9, ASM39032v3, whole genome shotgun sequence genome contains the following window.
TGGTGAGAGCATATAATTATATACAACTTAAGGCTCATTTATATGCACGCATTTGTGGTTTCATATTGAAGGCAAGTTGTGTCCGCCATCAATTTTCTTTATTCTtagttttgaattatttttatttttttaattgtaaAACTTGTCTCAATTTGCCTAACAATATCAagcaaaaacataaaaaaaaaaactagtctCATATATGTTACTAGGGTTATAGTATTTAATTTACAGAGTCTACAGAATCTTGAAATTAAACAATAAAGAAAAACCAAATGAGGAATTACAATAATAATAGCACTAGGCATTGTCATAATTATTTCTTGAAATTGTTGAAGCCCTTTGTGTCTGTATTAATTTCTGACCGAACAGAATCGCCATAGCCAATTTTCTCCATTTTTGATAGAAGATGCTATCTTTGATACGACTAATTACGTTTAGTGAAGTTTAAATAGCGATCATTATCAGCCAAAAGCATGTCAAGATTGAGAGCAGTGGAAACTGTCAAACCAACAAAAACAAGAACTGAAAGGGCTGAGAGAAGCAGCATAAGTCCAGCAGAAACAGGACCTTTCACTTGATGTGCATATTGTGCAGAGGCTAAGGCTAGGAATGTGAGAGGAAATGAGTAAGCCCACCATGCAACATTGAACTTTCTCATTGATTTCTTGAATAGTGCTGGCCTACAAACCTATATCACATCAACAAGAAAAGTCATTAGATATGTATTGTATGTAAGCAGTAACATATTCAGAATTTTAAGTTTATGGGTTTGCGATTCTATTCTTTTTGCGTTATCGGGTTCTAAATAAATATCTAATGAAAAGACAAATATAGGGTTCAGACCGAAGTTATATAGTTCGCCAGAATACGTAACCTATGGATGCCTTTGTATGTAGGATTTcctcattccattagcatattaAGATCAACTAAATTTTGAAAGAAGAGGTAATTTAATACTATAAATCAGTTATAGATAGATGTAAAAATATGGCTAGTTTCAGCCGATTATAGTGATGTAAAATTTCATTACATTGTTAGTAGATACTCCTTCCAATTTATGTGAGGATGCTTGACTCAGCACGAAGTTTAAAGTCAAATTGTTATTAAATACAGAAAGATATCATTCTTTTTGGGACTAACTAAAAAGGAAAGAGTATCATATATATAAATTGAGACAAAAGGAGTACTACTATTTAAATCAGAGAAGAAAATCTTTTCAATTGATATCTAATGTCcatcaagatcaagcataagcaATATGATCAATAACTCATTAGCAGTTTGGTTAATTAGCATGAACAGTCAACACATTTAGAGGAAATGTAATCAAATTGCATACTGCTTGACAAAAAGAAGTTTTGAAGAAATGTATATATATGAAGGCCAACATGAAAATATTTTATACTCCCTGTCCTATTATGCGAAGCACTTTGATCGTAtcacgaagtttaagaaagaaagaaagattttTGGAACTTCTGATCTAAAATATTTACAtggctataaatcatctcatGAATGATAAAATGAAAAGTTTATAGTTCATTAtaatttctaaatataaaaattactgTTTTTTAGACAGACTAATAATGAAAGTGCATGCATCACATAAATTGAGACAAAGGAAATACTATGATTCTCATCCTCATTTTGTTTTTAAGTACTATGTACAAGACTATATATAATGTGAATAAGACTAGTACTAGATATGTCCCTAACTGTAATATAAtgcatatatagtatattttgaaGTTAATAAAAACCCAAAGAAGATGATAACTTACCAAAGAAGTGAAGAGAAATAGTGAGAGAAAAAAGAGCATTCTGCATGACATATCAAAATTCCCAGAAATAGAAGCCCAAGCTAAGCTAGCCATACTAGGAGCAGCCAcaaacaaaaagaaagaaggtcTAAGCATAGCAGGTAGGTTATTACTACCAGATAATCTTTGATAAAGTGTAATAAACACTACCAAATAATGTGTTAACCCTAATGTAAATATACAAACAGCACTCTCTTTCCATTCCTTTTTACTTGCAACCCAAGCACCAGTCAAATTTCCCAACACAGAAAGTTGGCTAGTTGGATTTGCAACCATTGATAAAAACCTTTTCTCAGTAGTAAACCATTGTCCATATATTTTCACATCAAGAATCCCAACCGGAACGACGAAAATCCACCAAAAAACTTGGCAAGAACCAACATGTGGAATACTAAATGGTGCTGATTGGAGTAATAAAAGCCAAGAAATCCAAGGAGCAAAGAGATAGTTTACACCAACAGGATGTAAAAACTCTGATTTAACTAATGAGAAGTGAAAAATGCACCTTAAAATGTAAAGAAAAGAGAGGATGAGAAGGGTACAAAGGGAAATCCACCATAGTAAGAGGAACGTAGTTGAAGGGAGAGTATGAAAAAAGTGGTGAAGAGTTTGTGATTTATCTAAATGTTCAATTAGAACTTTCCATAACAAGGCTTGACCACCTAAAGATAGGCTTATTCTGAAATAACCTGCATGTAGTTTAGTCAAAAGAGAGGCAGAAGATGATTTCTTGGCAACATTTGATTTCATAGTATCATCACTTATTGTGACTTTGATTGTTGATTCAAAAACTTCTTCCCCCATTGAAATATTGGATATGTAAATTAAATTACCAAATGTAGTTCTTGCTTAGTGCTGAATGTTAGGAGAATATGGTGTACATTTGCAGAACTTAATTTAGGGCTATATATACTAACTTAAAGAGTAAAAAAGTGCACACTCATATAATCCAAGATTAGTAAAATTAAAGCAAGATATAGTGTGGGATCAGTCATGATCATTTGTGGTATATAAAGTAAACTTCCTTTGTTAGGTCACTTAGGTGTATCCTTTTAATTTAGTTGTAAAAAAACTTATAAAATACACTTGAGGAATTAAAGTTGcgttcattttcaaatggaagtctgaaactaaattattcatatttttatccattatgtgtatttgttgtttttcttttaaaatgtcacgacccaaaatcccatctcaggtgtcgtgatgacacttagtctctaagactaggtaaattGATTTCAATTTCATTTCAAGACTTTTTTTTTCAATAGATAATCGAACCCcacaacgaaaataattataacaatctcccaagactggtaatactgagtcacgaactctaactgaatacatgtaaTGATCTCTAGGATCGAatgtacaatactgttcgaataagagtctgatatctccaatacatggctctgcacaaaaatgtgtagaagtatagtatgagtacaccacattcggtacccagtaagtatcaagactaatctcggtggagtagtgacgaggtacagtcaagacacttgcTAGTccaataacatgtgcaatatagaatacaaaaataatgaaaaataaatggcagtgatagcaacaacaatcaactagtgatgtaaacagcaagacaacaagaacatcataattattactcaaacgaataagaaacacaaataaccaattaaacaagtccttcaattataaatctttcacatataattctttcgaataaatacctttcgaataaatatcctttgaatataaaactctttcaaataaatatcttgcaaatatactcctttcaaataaatatcttttgaatatagaactctttcaaataaatatctttcgaatatacttctttcaaataaatatcttttgaatataattctttcgaataaaagtcactttgtgacacctcgtttcataatcataagatacgggtctcagcccactttcatattttcactgcacttcgtgcccatatttctgtcaacaccgcacggacaactcacgtgccaataataaaaattattatattttcccgacacctcgttcccacatttcatatcacatatgcacggacagttcacgtgccaataatataaatcgcccggcaatagccacatgctcacaatttcaacatgaataagactattatcaagtttaccgaaataacaagacaagttgcacaagagataaaataaatcacaacatcacataaaaatcaccaatacaataatcccacatcatcacgtatcatccgtgacaatagccacccttatctctcctatagccacccgtatcactccataataatagcTATCCGTATCACTCCgacctgacaatatcaatagctacccttatcgttcctatagccacccttatcactctacCCAGGCAATATTCCAGCAcccataacaacagtgaaatgtcacccttatacccacataatatcaataatGCCCACACACTAAAtcgccttctttcttgaattgacttTCATagagctcaaatctattcaaattaactgtataacttcattaaaattcatcagaactaattctggataatataacgtcgatttaaaattttattctaaaatatcaaccaaagtcaatgcggggcccgcctctcggaacccgacataagttTTACGAAatgcgaacacccattccgatacgagttcaaccataccaattttatcaaattccgataacaactcgacctctaaatcctaaattttcgttctttaaaagttttcaaaaaatcttgatttcttccattttaatccgaattaaacgatgaatataaccatgaatttatgaaatataataactTTTAGATATAGAAAACTTATCCAAGTCAAAATCGTGTAgaactcctcaaaatcgcccaaaaatcaagctccaaaatctcaatcgaaaatggtAAAGTAAttgatttttggtccttatgtttctgcccagtttcgcacctgggGGCAAATTTGTCGCGCATGCGAGcactgttcacgcttctgcgagAAAACCAGCAAGCTGCCAGCTTCGCTTATGCGTTCTTACTTGCGCTTTTGCGATCGCACAGGTGCACATAAATGTCCACTTCTGCGAGTTCAAGCCAACCTCTGCCCAGCTCCCTTTCCAGTCACTTCTGAGATGATTTCCTagcttctgcgatgaagcttccgcagaagtgAAAGCATCAACTGCTGCCCAGAAATTCCAACAgcttttcttcaagtccgaattgatccgttaacctcccGAAATCCATCCGAGACCctagggaccttaaccaattataccaacacgttccaaaatataatacgaacttagtcaaggcttcaaaccacgtcaaacaatgccaaaattataaatcgcacatcgaatcgaattatgagttttcaaatcttccaacttctatattttgcgccgaaacgtatcaaatcaatccggaatgactttaaattttgcacacaagtcataaatgacgtaatggagctattccaatttctgaaatcgaaatccgacctcgttatcaaaaattcaaccttcggtcgaactttccaaaaatcttctattttccaactttcgccaaaatgcgtcgaattgtcctacggactttcaaatccaaatccggacgtacgactaagtccgaaattaccatacgaaattattaacatcatcaaaattttattccggagccgtttgcttaaaagtcatatttccggtcaactcttttcattttagcttctaaaataagaattgttctttcaatttaattttgaattttccgaaaatcaaactcgacggcacacgtaagtcataatacatattacgaaatttCTCGgaaccttaagtcactaaacgtggcattaattcttaaaacgacaagtcggatcgttacataaaATCACCTTATTTGCTCTTATAGAGCTAAATCATTTACATAGGTCTGAATTATTCATATCTTGTACAGagtctaaaaatcatcaaaacACGATCTTTAAAGATCTTTGTAAAGGTAACTTCTTATCATTTCTAGCTTTTATACACATACattaattaattatggttatTGATAAAGGTGCATATGATAGACGCATGTCATGTGTTTGTTAGTGTGATAATATTGGGTGCGAATAATCTTTTTTTTATCGATTACAACAATCCTAACAAGGCATTGAGAAATCAATG
Protein-coding sequences here:
- the LOC104111503 gene encoding S-type anion channel SLAH1-like, with the translated sequence MGEEVFESTIKVTISDDTMKSNVAKKSSSASLLTKLHAGYFRISLSLGGQALLWKVLIEHLDKSQTLHHFFHTLPSTTFLLLWWISLCTLLILSFLYILRCIFHFSLVKSEFLHPVGVNYLFAPWISWLLLLQSAPFSIPHVGSCQVFWWIFVVPVGILDVKIYGQWFTTEKRFLSMVANPTSQLSVLGNLTGAWVASKKEWKESAVCIFTLGLTHYLVVFITLYQRLSGSNNLPAMLRPSFFLFVAAPSMASLAWASISGNFDMSCRMLFFLSLFLFTSLVCRPALFKKSMRKFNVAWWAYSFPLTFLALASAQYAHQVKGPVSAGLMLLLSALSVLVFVGLTVSTALNLDMLLADNDRYLNFTKRN